In Haemophilus parainfluenzae, one genomic interval encodes:
- a CDS encoding methylated-DNA--[protein]-cysteine S-methyltransferase: MTALFYAYMDSPIGRLLMLSDGENLTNLDCELEQTTPNPNWILREDLPLFEKVRCALMRYFNGKPESFSDIPLAPKGTEFQQAIWKALRQIPYGKMASYGGLAESINNPKAVRAVGGAVGSNPISIIIPCHRILGKKCEITGFGGGLPAKRFLLKLENIPYIDKGVEYVKPKLLKKYHE; encoded by the coding sequence ATGACCGCACTTTTTTATGCTTATATGGATTCACCAATTGGTCGATTATTAATGCTTTCTGATGGTGAAAATCTTACAAATTTAGATTGTGAGTTAGAACAAACCACGCCAAATCCAAATTGGATTTTACGAGAAGATTTACCGCTTTTTGAAAAAGTGCGGTGCGCTTTAATGCGTTATTTTAATGGTAAGCCAGAAAGTTTCTCTGATATTCCTTTAGCTCCCAAGGGGACCGAATTTCAACAAGCGATTTGGAAAGCATTGCGTCAAATTCCTTATGGTAAAATGGCGAGTTATGGTGGTTTAGCAGAAAGCATTAATAACCCTAAGGCGGTGCGAGCCGTTGGTGGTGCGGTAGGGAGTAATCCCATTAGTATTATCATTCCATGTCATCGTATATTAGGGAAAAAATGTGAAATCACGGGTTTTGGTGGTGGATTGCCAGCAAAACGCTTTTTATTAAAATTAGAGAATATTCCTTACATCGACAAAGGCGTAGAATACGTTAAACCGAAATTATTGAAGAAATACCACGAATGA